The following coding sequences are from one Betaproteobacteria bacterium window:
- a CDS encoding iron ABC transporter permease, with the protein MPTRRRALLILLGLAFLALGSLGVALAVGSVALGPGELAALLVGGEGPAADIVWQLRLPRALAGFACGGLLALAGALMQSLLRNPLADPYVLGVSGGAGVGALVAMLLGLAAGLVDALAFAGALAAMLAVFGIAHGDGSWTQTRLLLTGVIVAAGCGAFISLLLALAPEASLRGMLFWLMGDLSPASEWRMPLVVLGSCLLLCLPLARELNLLARGLLEAQALGVAVGRLRFLVYFLAALATATAVTTAGAIGFVGLLVPHGVRLLAGGDQRLLLPASVLAGGALLVAADTLARTVVAPQQLPVGVLTALIGVPVFLLVLARQPR; encoded by the coding sequence TTGCCCACCCGCCGCCGCGCTCTCCTGATCCTGCTTGGCCTCGCGTTTCTCGCGCTGGGCAGCCTCGGGGTGGCCCTGGCGGTGGGTTCCGTGGCGCTAGGGCCCGGAGAACTGGCTGCGCTGCTCGTGGGAGGCGAGGGGCCCGCCGCCGACATCGTCTGGCAATTGCGCCTTCCCCGAGCCCTGGCCGGCTTTGCCTGCGGCGGACTGCTGGCTCTGGCCGGCGCCCTGATGCAGAGTCTGCTGCGCAATCCCCTGGCCGATCCATACGTCCTGGGGGTATCCGGTGGTGCGGGGGTGGGGGCCCTGGTGGCCATGCTGTTGGGGCTCGCCGCCGGCCTGGTGGATGCCCTGGCTTTCGCCGGTGCCCTGGCCGCCATGCTGGCGGTGTTCGGCATCGCCCATGGCGATGGCAGCTGGACCCAGACCCGGCTGCTCCTCACCGGGGTCATCGTCGCCGCCGGCTGCGGCGCCTTCATTTCCCTGCTCCTGGCGCTGGCCCCCGAGGCCAGCCTGCGCGGAATGCTTTTCTGGCTGATGGGCGACCTGAGTCCGGCGAGTGAATGGCGAATGCCCCTCGTCGTGCTTGGGTCGTGTCTGCTGCTCTGCCTGCCGCTGGCCCGGGAGCTCAATCTTCTGGCCCGCGGGCTGCTGGAAGCGCAGGCCCTGGGAGTTGCAGTAGGTCGTCTGCGTTTTCTGGTCTACTTCCTGGCCGCCCTGGCCACCGCCACGGCCGTGACTACCGCCGGCGCCATCGGATTCGTCGGCCTACTGGTGCCCCACGGGGTGCGTCTGCTGGCGGGAGGCGATCAGCGCCTGCTCCTGCCCGCGTCCGTCCTGGCGGGCGGTGCGCTGCTGGTGGCGGCCGATACCCTGGCCAGGACCGTGGTGGCACCGCAGCAACTCCCGGTTGGCGTGTTAACTGCGCTCATCGGCGTCCCGGTCTTTCTCCTGGTGCTGGCGAGGCAGCCACGGTGA
- a CDS encoding TonB-dependent receptor — protein MKVHRKLWAALVPAVFVPPLHAQQESRLDPVVVTASRFSESALGAAANVLVVERDEILRSGAATLPDALRHVAGVVVRPLYGSIGADTALDMRGFGDGAAQRTLVLLNGQRLNPLDSTSVDWGLVPLDSVERIEVVSGSAAVLYGDNAVGGVINIVTGAAKDRGSVLLGLGSRDGRQFAANLSRHLGDFDLALSANRQATDGWRRNNAQERDNANGRLAYRFGRGEAFVELGWSRLESGLPGTLSEARYRDDPRQAQTLDSFAERRGNFLRPGVEWQIADTLSLAAEVALAQTANDSWISNFFSFDRRETDTLSFTPRLRWQHGLGTLPSATTVGVDYYDGELESRRYAAPHGALTKVVRIDQTSRGVYVQNRTDLTGALTLTLGARHQSIDQTARDSTGARRGNDHSERIGEVGLSYRPLAGLRLFTRAGTTFRFANLDELTTFTGFISQRLRPETGRFVDVGGQWSGGGHSLALTAYTLRMEDEIAFNNLTFENENLAKTRHRGVEANGKLALGRNWQLSGGVNLQSAVFRDGVDQGKRIPLVPRIQGHAGVHFLPAAGWDLALLAQHVGQRYYGGDTANVRNRLPSYTVADFVVTWQQDNWTARGRVQNVGDRHYAPTAYDFGFGSSYYPADGRSFFADLRYSF, from the coding sequence ATGAAAGTTCATCGCAAGCTCTGGGCGGCGCTCGTGCCCGCCGTTTTCGTTCCGCCGCTGCATGCCCAGCAGGAGTCCCGGCTGGATCCGGTGGTCGTGACCGCCAGCCGGTTCAGCGAATCCGCCCTGGGGGCCGCAGCCAACGTGCTGGTCGTCGAGCGGGACGAAATCCTCCGCTCCGGCGCCGCGACCTTGCCGGATGCCCTGCGCCACGTCGCCGGCGTCGTCGTGCGCCCCCTCTACGGTTCCATCGGCGCCGACACGGCGCTCGACATGCGGGGTTTCGGCGACGGCGCCGCCCAGCGCACCCTGGTGCTCTTGAACGGCCAGCGCCTCAACCCCCTGGATTCGACCAGCGTCGATTGGGGCCTGGTGCCCCTGGATAGCGTCGAGCGCATCGAGGTGGTGAGCGGGAGCGCCGCGGTCCTCTACGGGGACAACGCGGTGGGGGGCGTCATCAACATCGTCACCGGCGCAGCCAAGGACCGTGGCAGCGTGCTCCTCGGCCTGGGCAGCCGGGACGGGCGGCAGTTCGCCGCCAATCTTTCCCGCCACCTGGGCGATTTCGATCTGGCGCTCTCCGCCAATCGTCAGGCCACCGACGGCTGGCGGCGCAACAATGCCCAGGAGCGCGACAACGCCAATGGCCGCCTCGCCTACCGCTTCGGCCGTGGGGAGGCCTTCGTCGAACTCGGCTGGTCCAGGCTGGAGAGCGGGCTGCCGGGCACGCTCAGCGAGGCGCGTTACCGCGACGATCCTCGTCAGGCCCAGACCCTCGACAGTTTTGCCGAGCGCCGGGGCAATTTCCTGCGGCCTGGGGTCGAGTGGCAGATTGCGGACACCTTGAGTCTGGCGGCGGAGGTGGCCCTGGCGCAAACGGCCAACGACTCCTGGATTTCCAATTTCTTTTCCTTCGACCGGCGCGAGACCGACACGCTTTCCTTCACCCCTCGCCTGCGCTGGCAGCACGGGCTGGGAACGCTTCCCAGTGCCACCACCGTGGGGGTCGACTACTACGACGGCGAACTGGAATCCCGGCGCTACGCGGCGCCCCACGGCGCCTTGACCAAGGTGGTGCGCATCGACCAGACGAGTCGCGGCGTCTATGTGCAGAATCGCACCGACCTCACCGGGGCGCTGACCCTGACCCTGGGGGCACGCCACCAATCCATCGACCAGACCGCCCGGGACAGCACCGGGGCGCGGCGCGGCAACGACCACAGCGAGCGCATCGGCGAAGTGGGCCTGAGTTACAGACCCCTGGCCGGGCTGCGTTTGTTCACCCGCGCCGGGACTACCTTCCGCTTCGCCAATCTGGATGAACTCACCACCTTCACCGGCTTCATCAGCCAGCGTCTGCGGCCGGAAACGGGCCGCTTCGTCGATGTCGGCGGACAGTGGAGCGGCGGCGGTCACAGCCTTGCGCTCACCGCCTACACCCTGCGCATGGAGGATGAGATTGCCTTCAACAACCTGACTTTCGAAAACGAAAATCTGGCCAAGACGCGCCATCGGGGCGTGGAAGCCAATGGCAAACTCGCTCTGGGCCGCAACTGGCAATTGAGCGGCGGGGTGAACCTCCAGTCGGCGGTCTTCCGGGATGGGGTCGATCAAGGCAAGCGCATTCCCCTGGTGCCCCGCATCCAGGGCCATGCGGGCGTGCATTTCCTGCCCGCGGCGGGCTGGGATTTGGCCCTGCTGGCGCAGCATGTCGGCCAGCGCTACTACGGTGGCGATACGGCCAATGTGCGCAACCGCCTGCCGTCGTATACGGTGGCCGACTTCGTCGTGACCTGGCAGCAGGACAACTGGACCGCCCGAGGGCGGGTGCAGAACGTCGGCGATCGGCATTACGCGCCGACGGCCTACGATTTCGGCTTTGGCTCCAGTTACTATCCCGCCGACGGGCGAAGCTTCTTCGCCGACCTGCGCTATAGCTTCTGA